From one Sediminitomix flava genomic stretch:
- a CDS encoding DNA/RNA non-specific endonuclease has protein sequence MRKYISIVFCYSLLTLFACVQKQDKTQTIDIDQLSDSELTPLQQKAPAKEKEITPVKKASVGGKDFQHDVDALLPKSEGQVIKHSYYTLSYSEKHEQAEWVAYELVEEELVKNSKRSDNFRPDPSITSESAQLADYKGSGYDRGHLAPAADMSFNKKAMSESFFLSNMSPQHPDLNRRAWKELESIFRDWARSRGEIMIYTGPVLEDGLPTIGASKVSVPKWYYKIGVDLESNDAIAFLMPNGKCDKPLSSYAVPIQKVEDMTGIDFMPKLDDAIEEELEALLDVQDWFVNSSETKSKKKSSKNSK, from the coding sequence ATGAGAAAGTATATATCTATAGTATTCTGTTATTCCTTACTTACTTTATTTGCTTGTGTACAAAAACAAGACAAGACACAGACGATTGATATTGATCAATTGTCGGACTCAGAATTAACGCCTTTACAACAAAAGGCTCCAGCAAAAGAAAAAGAAATAACTCCAGTCAAAAAAGCATCAGTTGGAGGTAAAGATTTTCAACACGATGTTGATGCCTTATTACCAAAGTCAGAAGGGCAGGTCATTAAGCACTCTTACTATACACTTTCTTATAGCGAAAAACACGAACAGGCTGAATGGGTGGCTTATGAATTAGTTGAGGAAGAATTGGTAAAAAATAGTAAGCGTTCTGATAATTTCAGACCAGACCCAAGCATTACATCTGAGTCTGCACAATTAGCCGATTATAAAGGTTCGGGCTACGATCGAGGACATTTAGCTCCTGCAGCAGATATGTCTTTCAACAAAAAGGCAATGAGTGAGAGCTTTTTCTTATCGAATATGAGTCCTCAGCATCCAGATTTGAATCGTAGAGCTTGGAAAGAATTGGAGTCAATTTTCCGTGATTGGGCAAGAAGTAGAGGAGAGATAATGATCTATACTGGTCCTGTTCTAGAAGATGGTTTACCAACTATTGGCGCTAGTAAGGTTTCTGTTCCAAAATGGTATTACAAAATCGGTGTTGATTTGGAGTCAAATGATGCGATTGCCTTTTTGATGCCAAATGGAAAATGTGATAAGCCTCTTTCATCTTATGCCGTTCCAATTCAGAAAGTAGAAGATATGACAGGCATTGATTTTATGCCAAAACTTGATGATGCAATAGAGGAAGAATTGGAAGCTCTTTTAGATGTTCAAGATTGGTTTGTAAATTCATCAGAGACAAAGTCAAAGAAGAAGTCTTCTAAAAATTCTAAGTAA
- a CDS encoding SRPBCC family protein: protein MKITKSIKIKASIEKVWQVWAVEFDKAGDWMSQVVHAVEKKEGQLALGSPMIGRVCTFSDKENAPYAEEDIKLFDKENYRLNIQVVPYNLPAPVVQNLLKSKLNKVSEEETEIVFEANIEIKTVGYFLYPILKGGLSKGLDEILEELKYYAEKGIVHPRKLKKLEKRSVKVA from the coding sequence ATGAAAATCACAAAGAGCATTAAGATTAAAGCATCGATTGAAAAGGTTTGGCAAGTTTGGGCAGTAGAGTTTGACAAGGCAGGGGATTGGATGTCTCAAGTAGTGCATGCTGTCGAAAAGAAAGAGGGACAACTTGCTTTAGGCTCACCTATGATAGGACGAGTTTGTACTTTTTCAGATAAAGAAAATGCTCCTTATGCAGAGGAAGACATAAAACTGTTTGATAAGGAAAACTATCGATTGAATATTCAAGTAGTTCCTTATAATCTACCAGCACCTGTAGTTCAGAACCTTTTAAAGTCGAAACTCAATAAGGTTTCAGAAGAAGAAACAGAAATTGTTTTTGAGGCAAATATTGAAATTAAAACAGTAGGCTATTTCTTGTACCCAATATTGAAAGGTGGACTTTCGAAAGGCTTAGATGAAATTCTTGAAGAGCTGAAATACTATGCGGAAAAAGGAATTGTTCATCCAAGAAAACTCAAGAAGCTCGAAAAGAGAAGCGTAAAAGTAGCCTAG
- a CDS encoding DUF3604 domain-containing protein, which produces MRLILFILFSSVLFACADKSKQKDKPLDNIVPPSTLAVPEEMDVTINPLKQAYFGELHMHTSFSLDAYIGGTRLTPDDAYRAAKGEEMIILNKPFKLKRPLDFCAVTDHAEYIGEMLTVMSPNAAGYNDIEPTQVRTAKTKEEKSELFKKLVVDNNRSARPKHLSYYTGNASIKSAWQMIIDAAEKNYIPGKFTTFIAYEWSAAPNSANLHRNIIFRDNVVPDFPKSYIDINREEELWEWLSKITTEGSTVLAIPHNSNASNGDMFNSKDSDGSPLSTAYAARRQQFERAIEIMQIKGNSEVHKELWPTDEFADFENANSIYSKKRKLKKNNFVRYALTKGMEYQHKLGVNPFKYGIVGGTDNHNGMPSNVEEDNWEHGSHGVEDFEAKQRTIGDLTGWAKISDLNPGALTAVWAESNTRGSIWDAIYRRETYATSGPRIRVRFYGGNHFDRKPKDYVELVNDGEQNGVPMGSDLIVDEGDRPEFLVWALKDDIGPNLDRIQIIKGWYDGKELQEKIFNIALSDNRVENPDGSVEPLDAKVDFKTGFWSQDKGAVKLMTHWEDKEFNPAYEAYYYVRVLQLPTARWNTWDEIREGVKYPTEVPRVVVERAWTSPIWYTPPQKKK; this is translated from the coding sequence ATGAGACTCATTTTATTCATTCTTTTTAGTTCTGTGCTGTTCGCTTGTGCTGATAAATCAAAGCAAAAAGATAAACCTTTAGATAATATTGTTCCACCTTCAACACTAGCTGTTCCCGAAGAAATGGATGTGACTATTAATCCATTGAAACAAGCTTACTTTGGAGAACTACATATGCATACATCTTTTTCTTTAGATGCATACATTGGGGGTACACGACTCACTCCCGACGATGCTTACAGAGCTGCAAAAGGTGAAGAAATGATCATATTGAACAAACCTTTCAAGCTCAAACGCCCACTTGATTTTTGTGCTGTAACCGATCATGCTGAATATATTGGAGAAATGCTAACGGTGATGTCTCCCAATGCAGCAGGCTACAATGACATTGAACCCACTCAGGTTCGAACAGCTAAAACAAAAGAAGAAAAAAGTGAGCTGTTCAAGAAATTAGTTGTAGATAACAACCGATCTGCAAGACCCAAACACTTATCTTATTATACGGGAAATGCATCTATAAAATCAGCTTGGCAAATGATTATAGATGCCGCTGAGAAAAATTATATTCCAGGTAAATTCACCACGTTTATAGCCTATGAATGGAGTGCAGCACCCAACTCGGCAAACCTTCATCGAAATATCATTTTCAGAGATAATGTCGTTCCAGATTTCCCTAAAAGTTATATCGATATAAATCGAGAAGAAGAACTTTGGGAATGGCTTTCCAAAATCACTACGGAAGGCTCTACTGTTCTTGCAATTCCCCACAATTCTAATGCTAGTAACGGTGATATGTTCAATAGCAAAGACTCTGATGGTTCCCCACTATCTACAGCATATGCAGCTCGGAGGCAACAGTTTGAAAGAGCTATTGAAATTATGCAGATCAAAGGAAACTCTGAAGTTCACAAAGAGCTATGGCCTACCGATGAATTTGCTGATTTTGAAAATGCGAACTCTATCTATTCCAAAAAGCGTAAGCTGAAAAAAAACAACTTTGTACGCTACGCTCTAACCAAAGGAATGGAATACCAACATAAACTCGGAGTTAATCCATTTAAATATGGCATTGTAGGCGGTACAGATAACCATAACGGCATGCCTTCAAATGTAGAAGAAGATAATTGGGAGCACGGTAGTCATGGAGTGGAAGACTTTGAGGCAAAGCAACGTACAATTGGAGATTTGACGGGCTGGGCAAAAATTTCAGACCTAAATCCTGGAGCATTGACTGCTGTATGGGCTGAATCGAACACTCGAGGGAGTATTTGGGACGCGATTTATCGGAGAGAAACTTATGCTACTTCTGGTCCTCGAATTCGGGTAAGATTTTATGGCGGAAATCATTTTGATAGAAAACCCAAAGATTACGTTGAGCTTGTCAATGACGGAGAACAAAATGGTGTCCCGATGGGCAGTGATTTGATTGTGGATGAAGGTGACCGACCTGAATTTTTAGTTTGGGCACTTAAGGATGATATTGGTCCAAACCTAGACCGTATTCAGATCATTAAGGGCTGGTATGATGGCAAAGAGTTACAGGAAAAAATATTCAACATTGCACTGTCTGATAATCGAGTAGAAAATCCCGATGGAAGTGTAGAACCGCTCGATGCAAAAGTTGATTTTAAAACAGGCTTTTGGAGTCAGGACAAAGGAGCTGTAAAATTGATGACACATTGGGAAGACAAAGAATTTAACCCTGCCTATGAAGCTTATTATTATGTCAGAGTGCTTCAACTCCCAACAGCTCGTTGGAATACTTGGGATGAAATTAGAGAGGGAGTTAAATACCCAACCGAAGTACCGAGAGTAGTAGTGGAACGTGCTTGGACTTCTCCTATTTGGTACACTCCTCCTCAAAAAAAGAAGTAA